A stretch of Mus caroli chromosome 5, CAROLI_EIJ_v1.1, whole genome shotgun sequence DNA encodes these proteins:
- the Wfs1 gene encoding wolframin yields the protein MNSGTPPPSPSGPPPPPAPQPQARARLNATASLEQDKIEPPRAPRPQADPSAGRSAGEAAAPEPRAPHTGSREETDRAGPMKADVEIPFEEVLEKAKAGDPKAQTEVGKHYLRLANDADEELNSCSAVAWLILAAKQGRREAVKLLRRCLADRKGITSENEAEVKQLSSETDLERAVRKAALVMYWKLNPKKKKQVAVSELLENVGQVNEQDGGAQPGPVPKSLQKQRRMLERLVSSESKNYIALDDFVELTKKYAKGIIPTNLFLQDEDEDEDELAGKSPEDLPLRQKVVKYPLHAIMEIKEYLIDVASKAGMHWLSTIVPTHHINALIFFFIISNLTIDFFAFFIPLVVFYLSFVSMVICTLKVFQDSKAWENFRTLTDLLLRFEPNLDVEQAEVNFGWNHLEPYIHFLLSVVFVIFSFPLASKDCIPCSELAVISTFFTVTSYMSLSSSAEPYTRRALVTEVAAGLLSLLPTVPMDWRFLKVLGQTFFTVPVGHFIILNVSLPCLLYLYLFYLFFRMAQLRNFKGTYCYLVPYLVCFMWCELSVVILLQSTGLGLVRASIGYFLFLFALPILVAGLALMGTVQFARWFLSLDLTKIMVTTVICGVPLLFRWWTKANFSVMGMVKSLTKSSMVKLILVWLTAILLFCWFYVYRSEGMKVYNSTLTWQQYGFLCGPRAWKETNMARTQILCSHLEGHRVTWTGRFKYVRVTEIDNSAESAINMLPFFLGDWMRCLYGEAYPSCSSGNTSTAEEELCRLKQLAKHPCHIKKFDRYKFEITVGMPFGTNGNRGHEEDDITKDIVLRASSEFKDVLLNLRQGSLIEFSTILEGRLGSKWPVFELKAISCLNCMTQLSPARRHVKIEQDWRSTVHGALKFAFDFFFFPFLSAA from the exons ATGAACTCAGGCACCCCACCTCCGAGCCCCTCTGGCCCACCTCCTCCACCCGCACCACAGCCCCAGGCCCGGGCCCGGCTCAATGCCACCGCCTCACTGGAGCAGGACAAGATTGAACCACCTCGTGCTCCCAGACCTCAGGCTGACCCCAGTGCTGGACGAAGTGCTGGGGAAGCAGCCGCTCCGGAGCCTCGGGCCCCTCATACCGGCAGCCGGGAAGAAACAGACAGAGCTG GTCCCATGAAGGCAGATGTGGAGATCCCCTTTGAAGAAGTCCTGGAGAAAGCCAAGGCTGGAGACCCCAAAGCACAGACAGAG GTGGGCAAACACTACCTACGCCTTGCCAACGATGCAGATGAAGAACTCAACAGCTGCTCAGCCGTAGCATGGCTAATCCTGGCAGCCAAGCAGGGCAGGCGGGAGGCCGTGAAGCTGCTGAGGCGGTGCCTAGCTGACCGGAAAG GCATCACTTCTGAGAACGAGGCTGAGGTGAAGCAGCTATCCTCTGAGACCGACCTGGAAAGGGCTGTGCGCAAGGCTGCCCTGGTCATGTACTGGAAACTCAACCCCAAGAAGAAGAAGCAGGTGGCTGTGTCCGAGCTGCTGGAGAATGTTGGGCAGGTCAACGAGCAGG ATGGAGGGGCGCAGCCAGGCCCAGTCCCCAAGTCCCTGCAGAAGCAGAGGCGCATGCTGGAGCGCCTTGTCAGCAGTGAAT CCAAGAACTACATTGCTCTGGACGATTTTGTGGAGCTCACCAAGAAGTACGCCAAGGGCATCATTCCCACCAACCTGTTCCTGcaggatgaggatgaagatgaggacGAGCTGGCAGGGAAGAGCCCCGAGGACCTGCCACTACGCCAGAAG GTGGTGAAGTACCCTTTACACGCCATCATGGAGATCAAAGAGTACCTGATTGACGTGGCCTCCAAGGCTGGCATGCACTGGCTCTCCACCATTGTGCCCACCCATCACATCAACGccctcatcttcttcttcatcatcagcAACCTAACCATCGACTTCTTCGCCTTCTTCATCCCCCTGGTGGTCTTCTACCTGTCCTTTGTGTCCATGGTCATCTGCACGCTCAAggtgttccaggacagcaaggcctGGGAGAACTTCCGCACTCTCACCGACCTGCTGCTGCGCTTCGAGCCCAACCTAGACGTGGAGCAGGCGGAAGTGAACTTCGGCTGGAACCACCTGGAGCCCTACATCCACTTCCTGCTGTCAGTCGTCTTTGTCATCTTCTCCTTCCCGCTGGCCAGCAAGGACTGCATCCCCTGCTCGGAGCTGGCCGTCATCTCCACCTTCTTCACGGTGACCAGCTACATGAGCCTGAGCAGCTCTGCTGAGCCCTACACCAGGCGTGCCCTGGTCACCGAGGTGGCTGCCGGCTTGCTGTCCCTTCTGCCCACCGTGCCCATGGACTGGCGCTTCCTGAAAGTACTCGGCCAGACTTTCTTCACTGTGCCCGTCGGCCACTTCATCATCCTCAACGTCAGCCTCCCCTGCCtgctctatctctatctcttttaCCTCTTCTTCCGCATGGCCCAGCTGAGGAACTTCAAGGGCACTTATTGCTACCTGGTGCCCTACCTGGTGTGCTTCATGTGGTGTGAACTGTCCGTGGTCATCCTGCTCCAGTCTACCGGCCTGGGCTTGGTCCGGGCCTCCATCggctacttcctcttcctctttgcccTCCCCATCCTGGTGGCTGGCCTCGCCCTGATGGGCACGGTGCAGTTTGCCCGATGGTTCCTGTCGCTGGACCTCACCAAGATCATGGTCACCACGGTGATCTGCGGCGTACCCCTGCTTTTCCGTTGGTGGACCAAGGCCAACTTCTCAGTGATGGGGATGGTCAAGTCCCTGACGAAGAGCTCCATGGTGAAGCTCATTCTGGTGTGGCTCACGGCCATCCTGCTCTTCTGCTGGTTCTACGTGTACCGCTCAGAAGGCATGAAGGTCTACAACTCCACACTCACCTGGCAGCAATATGGCTTCCTATGTGGGCCCCGGGCCTGGAAGGAGACGAACATGGCCCGGACCCAGATCCTGTGCAGCCACCTGGAGGGCCACAGGGTCACGTGGACGGGCCGCTTCAAGTATGTCCGAGTGACCGAGATCGACAACAGCGCCGAGTCAGCCATCAACATGCTCCCATTCTTCCTGGGCGATTGGATGCGCTGCCTGTATGGCGAGGCCTACCCATCCTGTAGCTCCGGTAACACGTCCACGGCGGAGGAGGAGCTCTGCCGTCTCAAGCAGCTGGCCAAGCACCCCTGCCACATCAAGAAGTTTGACCGCTACAAGTTTGAGATCACAGTGGGCATGCCCTTTGGCACCAACGGCAACCGCGGCCACGAAGAGGACGACATCACCAAGGACATTGTTCTCCGCGCCAGCAGCGAGTTCAAGGACGTGCTGCTGAACCTGCGCCAGGGGAGCCTCATTGAGTTCAGCACCATCCTCGAGGGCCGCCTGGGTAGCAAGTGGCCCGTCTTCGAGCTCAAGGCCATCAGCTGCCTCAACTGCATGACGCAGCTGTCGCCTGCCCGGAGGCACGTGAAGATCGAACAGGACTGGCGTAGCACAGTGCACGGTGCCCTCAAGTTTGCCTtcgacttcttcttcttcccattcCTGTCTGCCGCCTGA